From Fusobacterium varium:
GCTCATTATTTTTTGTTTTAAACATCAGATTTTTTATACCAGATACTTTTAATTTTTCATCTACTTTACAAAGGTCTTCTATTGTTTTTGGAAAACTGTTAAATTCCACTCTTTCATAATAAATATCCAGTTTATCTAATATATCATAGCACTCCTTCTCTTTTTCGGAAATGTTATGATCTGGTCTTCCTGTTAGGATATCTGATACTTCAAATTTTTCTTCCATATTTTCATCCTTTCTTAAATTTCTTTATCCTTTAAAATAAATCTATAATATATATATGCACAAATTGGAATCAGATATATATAAGCCGCATAAGGTATAAATTTAATACTTCCAATCCCCAGCATTGTACATGGTAGATAACATGCTATATTCCAAGGAATGAGTGCAGGAATAACTATCGCTGAATTTTCTATATCTTTTGCCAGTTCTATCCTTTTTATTTTCTTTTCATCATAAATTTTTTCTATAATATTTTCAGTCATTATAACTGCTATAGTCTGATTTGCTCCTACCATTCCAGTAATAAAACTAACAATTACAGTGTTTCTAAATAAATCTGCTCTTGTTTTTACATTCATTATTTTACTTTTTATATAATGAAGTATATTTAACTGTTCAAAAATTCCAACAAGAGAGCAGGAAATAATTATGAGAATAAAGGCATTGAGCATTGATACAACTCCTCCTCCTTTTATAATTTTCTCCAAAGAAGTTCCATCAAATTTATAAAATCCTAAAGCTAAATATTTTATCACATCTGCAATCTTTTCTTTTTGACTGATTACCGCTACAACTGAAGCTAAAATTATACTTACAACCATAGAAATTCTTACATTTATTCTTAAAATAGAAAAAATTACAATTGCTGCAACAGGTATAAAGATAAATCTTACATCCAAATTATATGTATTTAAAATAAGTCCTGAAATACTATTTTCATTTGTACTAAGTATATAACTTCTAGATAGGAACATATAAAATAAACTTGTTAAAAGATATGGTATTATCATTGATTTTACCATATTTTTTAAATTTGAATATATATCTATTCCTGTAAGGCTGGCAACTAAATTAGCACTAGATGAAAGAGGTGACCATCTGTCTCCAAAATAAATTCCTGAAATTATTGCTGCTCCTACAATATTGACATCTACATTCCCACTTCTGGCTATTGCCATAAGAGCAATACCTATTGTACTTGCTGTTCCAAAGGAACTTCCTAGAAAAAAAGCTATTATACTTGTTATGAAAAATGTAAAAAATATAAAAAGATTAGGGTTTATAAACTTTATTCCAAAATATACAATACCGGGAATTGTTCCTGAAGCCAGCCAGCTTGCTGTCAAAGCTCCTACAAAAACAAATATTGTCAGAACAACTTTTGATTTTTTACTATACTCAAAAGAGATATCAATAACAGAATCCAATGTATTTTTCTTTTTTAATGATAGCAAAGCAAAACCTGTATACACTGCTGAAACTATTATCCCAAGAGTAAATTTATTTATTATAACATATGAAAATAAAAAAAACAGCATAGCCAGAAACAATATTTTTTTCATAACTCTTTCCCCCTTTTGAGCTAAACAAATATCTAGTGTTGAAGTATTGTAATTTATTTTATCACTAAAGTCAATTATATTTAAGTTATAAATAA
This genomic window contains:
- a CDS encoding sodium:proton antiporter; this translates as MKKILFLAMLFFLFSYVIINKFTLGIIVSAVYTGFALLSLKKKNTLDSVIDISFEYSKKSKVVLTIFVFVGALTASWLASGTIPGIVYFGIKFINPNLFIFFTFFITSIIAFFLGSSFGTASTIGIALMAIARSGNVDVNIVGAAIISGIYFGDRWSPLSSSANLVASLTGIDIYSNLKNMVKSMIIPYLLTSLFYMFLSRSYILSTNENSISGLILNTYNLDVRFIFIPVAAIVIFSILRINVRISMVVSIILASVVAVISQKEKIADVIKYLALGFYKFDGTSLEKIIKGGGVVSMLNAFILIIISCSLVGIFEQLNILHYIKSKIMNVKTRADLFRNTVIVSFITGMVGANQTIAVIMTENIIEKIYDEKKIKRIELAKDIENSAIVIPALIPWNIACYLPCTMLGIGSIKFIPYAAYIYLIPICAYIYYRFILKDKEI